Within the Nitratireductor basaltis genome, the region GTGGCGCAGGCCGCCATGATGCAGCATGCGCAGGAAACGCTCGAACCCTTCCTTAAGCGCAATAGCCTCATCGACATGCTCCGTCGTGAAGGTCAGCTTCAGGTCTATGAGGGCGAACGGGAATTCAAAGCCTCGCTTGAAGGCTGGAAGGCGCGGGAGGAAGCGGGCATCCCCTTCAAGCATCTGAAGGGCGATGAAATCGCGGAATATCAGCCGGGTCTCGCACCGCGCTTCACCCATGCCACCTTCACACCAGGCTGGGCGACGATCGACGATCCGAAGGACTATGTCCTGGCACTGGCCGAACGCTTCAGGGCGGATGGCGGCGAGATCGAGATCGCAACGGCAGAAGCACTGGTTCCCGGAGGGGTGAAGACCTCTGCGGGGCTCCGCAAGGGGCGGGTGGTGCTCGCGGCAGGCGCGTTTTCCCATCACCTTGCCCGTACGGCGGGCGCGAAAATCCCGCTGGAGACGGAGCGCGGCTACAATACCACGCTGCCGGACGACGCGTTCGATCTGCGCATGCACATTACATTTGGCGGCCATGGCTTTGTCATATCGCGCCTGCGCTCCGGCCTTCGTGTCGGAGGTGCCGTGGAACTGGGCGGGCTGGATCTGCCGCCGAACTATGCCCGGGCAGACGCAATGCTGAACAAGGCCAAGGCCTTCCTGCCGGGGCTGAAAACGACCGGTGGCAAGCAATGGATGGGCTTCCGCCCGTCACTGCCTGACAGTCTGCCGGCCATTGGTCCCCTGCCGGGCCATCCCGAAATCCTATGCGCCTTTGGACATGGTCATCTGGGCCTGACACAATCGACCGCAACGGCTGAGATCGTCGCTGACCTTCTGGATGGGGGGAAGCCGAAGATCGATTTGCAAGCCTTTTCGCCCGCTCGTTTTTCGAGGTTTTGAATGAGCACCTACACATTCCCCTGCATTGATGGTCACACCTGCGGCAATCCGGTGCGTCTGGTCACCGGCGGAGCGCCGCTGCTCAAAGGCGCGAACATGCTGGAAAAGCGCGCGCATTTCCTGGCCGATTATGACTGGATCCGCACCGGCCTGATGTTCGAGCCGCGCGGGCACGACCAGATGTCAGGCGCCATTCTCTATCCGCCGACGCGGGAGGATTGCGATATCGCGGTGCTGTTCATCGAGACTTCCGGCTGCCTGCCCATGTGCGGGCATGGCACGATTGGCACGGTGACAATCGCGCTTGAAAAGGGCCTCGTGCGTCCGCAGGTGCCAGGCCAGTTGCGGCTTGAAACGCCTGCAGGCCGCGTCGATGTCAGCTACCGCCAGGAAGGCCGGTTCGTCGAAGAGGTTCGGCTGACCAATGTGCCGGGCTTCCTGCATTCGGAAGGCCTGACGGCTGAGTTGGAAGGTGTTGGCGAGATCGTGGTCGACGTCGCCTATGGTGGCAATTTCTATGCCATCGTCGAGCCGCAGAAGAACTTCCGTGACATGGAAGACTTCACCGCGTCGGAACTGATCGGTCTCAGCCCGAAACTGCGCCGCGCGCTCAACGAGAAATATGAGTTCGTTCATCCCGAACATCCCGCTATCAATGGCTTGAGCCACATCCTCTGGACGGGCAAACCACGCGATCCTGAAGCTCATGCACGCAATGCTGTGTTCTATGGCGACAAGGCGATTGACCGGTCGCCCTGTGGCACCGGCACCTCCGCGCGCATGGCGCAGCTTGCGGCCAAGGGCAAGCTGAAGGAAGGCGATGATTTCGTGCATGAGAGCATCATCGGGTCCCTCTTCAAGGGACGCGTTGAGAAGATGACGGAAGTGGCCGGCAGGTCTGCGATCATCCCGTCAATTGCCGGTTGGGCGCGGGTGACGGGCATCAACACGATCTTCATCGATGAGCGTGATCCTTTCGCACACGGCTTTGTCGTCACATGACCGAGTATGAAGGCGGCAAGCTTATTGCTCCTGCCGAAGTGCAGGCCGCGATTCTCGCCCTCTCTGAGGGCCTGAGCTTCTGGGGTGGGGTTGATCCTAACAGCGGACATATACGCGACGCCTATCACCCCGCATGCGGCGAGAGCCTGGCGGGGCGGATCGTGATGATGCCGACCAGTCGCGGCTCATGCACCGGCAGCGGCGTACTTCTGGAACTTGCGCTCAACGGCCATGCGCCTGCCGCTCTCGTCTTCCGCGAGAGTGAGGATATCCTGACCTTGGGCGCGCTGATTGCAGGACGCATGTTCGACCGGCATCTCGCGGTGCTGCGCCTGCCTGCCGAAAGCTATGACGCGCTGGCCGCCTGTAGCGAGGCTGCGATCCATGAAGATCGCGTCGAGGCAGAGGGTCTGAGCATTCCGCTGGAGCGTGTCGATGCCTCCGCGCTCGAACTCACCGCGGCAGATCGTGCCATGCTGGACGGGCAGGAGGGCGAGGCCGTCCAGCTTGCCATGGAGATGATCTGCACGATGGCCGCTTCACAGGGCGCGAAAGCGCTGGTGGATGTGACGCGCGGTCATATCGACGGCTGCATCTATGCCAGCCACGCCAATCTGCGCTTTGCCGAAGCCATGCTGGACCTGGGTGCAGGTGTGCGCATCCCGACCACGATGAACGCGATCTCCGTCGATTTCGGCAACTGGCAGGCGCAGGGTGTCGATCCCGAATTCGGCCAGCCCGCATCGCGCCTGGCTCAGGCCTATGTCGATATGGGCGCACGCGCCAGCTTCACCTGTGCACCCTATCTTCTGGACGATGCGCCAACCATGGGCGAGGCCATTGCCTGGGCTGAATCCAATGCGGTTATCTATGCCAACAGCGTGCTTGGCGCGCGCACGGTCAAGCATCCCGATTTTATGGATCTATTCATCGCCATGACAGGCCGGGCGCCCATGTCTGGCGTCTATGCCGATGACGCAAGGCGGGCCAGACTGATCATCAATGTCGAGCTGCCCTCGAGGCATGACGATGCCTTCTGGCCGATGATGGGCTGGGTGGCTGGACGTCTTGCGCCCGACTGCATCCCGCTCATCCGTGGTCTTGAGGCGGCAGCACCCGATGAAGACGACCTGAAGGCGCTCTGCGCGGCCTTCGGCACGACATCGGCCGGGCCCATGCTTCATGTAGCGGGCGTGACCCCGGAAGCCGACAATGCAGCACTGCCAGATGCCCGGGAAGTCTCCGTTGGACCGGCGGACTTGCTGGAAGCCTGGACCGCCTTCAATCAGGGCGGCGAACAGGTGGAGCTTGTCGCCTTCGGCAGTCCTCACTTCTCAATCGCGGAATGCGGCAAGCTGGCGGAGCTTCTTGAGGGCCGCCAGTGCAAGACCGGTACGACTGCCATTGTGACACTTGGCCGTGATGCGCTTGCCACCGTGCAAGCCGACGGGACGCTCGCGCGCCTGAGACAGGCGGGCGTCAAGGTGGTGGCCGATATCTGCTGGTGCTCGATATCCGAGCCGGTCTTCCCGCCCGAGGCGCGCAATCTCATGACCAATTCGGGCAAATACGCCCATTACGCGCCGGGCCTTTCGGGCCGAACCGTGCGTTTCGGCAGCCTTGCGGAATGTGCCGAGGCGGCGGTCACCGGTTCTGCGCCCAAGGCCCCCCCAGTCTGGCTCGCCTGACTTCCCATTTCCTTCAGGAGAAAGCGCAATGCGCAGTTCGAAGACGGTTCACGTTATATCCGCTCATGCCGAGGGCGAAGTCGGTGATGTAATTGTCGGCGGCGTAACCCCACCGCCCGGCGAAACCCTCTGGGAACAAAGCCGCTTCATTGCCCGCGACGAAACCTTGCGCAATTTCGTGTTGAACGAGCCGCGTGGCGGTGTCTTTCGCCACGTGAACCTGCTGGTGCCGCCAAAGGACCCACGCGCGGATGCGGCCTTCATCATCATGGAGCCGGAAGACACTCCGCCCATGTCCGGCTCGAACTCTATCTGCGTTTCCACCGTGCTTCTGGATGGCGGTATCCTGCCAATGAGCGAGCCGGTGACGGAGCTGACACTGGAGGCACCGGGCGGGCTGGTGAAGGTGCGCGCGGAGTGCCGCAACGGCAAGGCGGAACGCATATTTGTGCAGAACCTGCCGAGTTTTGCAGCGCGTCTCGACGCCGATCTCGAGGTGGAGGGCATCGGCACGCTGAAGGTCGACACAGCCTATGGCGGTGACAGCTTCGTGTTCGTCGATGCTCAAGCGCTGGGCTTTACCCATTCGCCCGACGAAGCGCATGACATGGCAAGGCTTGGCGTGAAGATTACCGCCGCTGCCAATGAGGCGCTGGGCTTCGATCATCCGGACAATCCGGACTGGAAACATATCTCTTTCTGCCTCTTTGCCGGGCCGGTCATGCGCGAGGGCAATGAACTGCGCGCCAATGCAGCTGTCGCGATCCGACCGGGCAAGATCGATCGCTCGCCGACCGGCACCGCACTCAGCGCCCGCATGGCCGTGCTGCATGCGCGGGGGCAGATGACGAAGGATGATCGGCTGACCGCCGTCTCCCTGATCGGTTCAACATTCACGGGTCGGATCGTGAGCGAGACGGAAGTGGGCGGGAAGCTGGCCATCGTTCCCGAGCTTTCGGGACGCGGCTGGATCACCGGCATTCACCAGCACATGCTGGACCCGGACGATCCGTGGCCGGAAGGCTACCGGCTAAGCGACACCTGGGGTGCGCGCTGAGGGTCGTGCGCGCTGGCACATCTCTTTCTGTCATCTTCGTGTTTCTCAGGCCCACCGGTGAAGCTAGGCTCTGTACGTGGGGTCGAATCCGTTCCAGCTTTGAGGTGATGTCATGGGTGTGAATGCACAAGCACGCGTTGATCTTGATAGGTTCTGGGACACGATCCAGACCTCTGCCCGGATCGGCGTGGGGCGGCCGGGTGGTCTGGCACGGCTCACGCTGACGGACGAGGATCGCCAGATGCGCGATCAGTTTGTGAACTGGTGCAAGCAGGCGAAGCTGGAAGTGGAAGTTGACGAGCTTGGCTCGATATTCGCCTGCCGGCCGGGCCGTGAGCCGGATCTGCCGCCTGTCCTTGTCGGCAGTCATCTCGACACGCAGATCAATGGCGGGCGCTATGACGGCATTGCCGGTGTTCTGGCTGGTCTGGAACTCTGCCGCACCCTTGATGAGCTTGACCAACAGACAAAGCGTTCAATTGTCGTCGTGAACTGGACGAACGAGGAAGGTGCGCGTTTCTCCCCACCCATGGCGGCCTCGGGCGGCTTTGTCGGTCGCTATGAGCGCGACTGGATCTACGGACTTGCAGATGACGAGGGCAAGACCTTCGGCGATGAGCTGGAGCGGATCGGCTATCGCGGAACACGCAAGGCGACCGGCCACGCGGTGGACGCCTATTTCGAGCTCCACATCGAGCAGGGGCCGCTCCTGCATGCCGAGAACAAGCAGGTCGGCATCGTGTGTGGCGGTTACCCCAGCCACGGCATGCGGGTTGGCTTTGCCGGCCAAACCGCACATACGGGACCAACCCCGATGGATCTGCGGCACAATGCACTGGTGGCGGCGGCGCGCTGGGCAACGGCGGTTGACGACATTGGCTGGGACTTCGCCGTCCATGACGGCAAGGCCACTGCCGCGCGTCTAGTGGCTTGGCCCAACAAGGCCGGTATCCTCTCGGAAACCTCAGAGGCCGTTTGCGATGTTCGCCATCCCGACGCGATCACCGCTCGGGTAATGGCGGAGAAGATGCGCCGTGCGGCCTTCGAGGCGGGTGCGCGTGCCGGTTGCGAGGTGACCATTCACGATGAATGGCAGTGGGGCGGCGATATCTTCGACGACACACTGGTCGACAGCCTGCGAAAGCAGGCGCAACGCCTTGACTATGACTGGCGGGACATCCAGTCGCAGGCGGGCCACGATGCCTACTTCTTGGCGATGAAATATCCGACCGCCATGGTCTTCACTCCCTGCAAGAACGGCATCACGCACAACAATCACGAGCATTGCGAGCCGCACGATTTCGAACCCGGCCTGAACATACTGCTTCATGCCGTCGTCGAACGCGCGGATCGCTAGGCGGCGACGCTCGCTATCGGCGGTCTTTTCCCGTGGAAAGCTGGCTCCAGAAGTCATAGGCCACGAGCAGGAGCACGAAGCCGACGACCACGAAAAGCGCGGGGCGCGGGACCGAGAAGACGAATATCCCTAGATAACCCGCCAGTGCCGCAAAGGCGATGAGGGCGGTGATGCGGTCAAGCAGCATGGATGTTCTCCTCCCTCATCGTCCGTAAACGAGCTGCGGCAGATAGTAGATGATCGCCGGCACGTTGTAGAGGATGATCATCGCAAGGAAGACCATGCCGACATATGGCAGCGAGCCTGCGAAGATCTGCGTCAGGCGCACATGAGGCGGTGCGATGCCCTTCAGGTAGTAGGCTGACATGGCCATGGGCGGCGTCAGGAACGAGGTCTGCAGGTTGAGCGCGATCAGGATGCCGAAAAACAGCGGGTCGATGTCGAACATCGGCAGAAGCGGCAGGAAGATCGGCACGAAGATGATGATGATCTCCGACCATTCCAGCGGCCAGCCAAGCAGGAAGATGATGAGCTGGGCGAGCAGCAGGAACTGCAGCGGTGTCAGGTCGAGCCCCTGCACGAATTCGCTGACCAGATGCTCGCCGCCGAGATAGGAAAACACCGAAGCGAATACCCAGGAGCCGACAAAGAGCCAGCAGACCATCGCGGTCGTCTTCACCGTCAGATAGACGGATTCCTGCAGGCGCTTCCATGTCAGCGCACGATAGGCCATAGCGAGCAGCAGGCCGCCCAGCGCGCCGATTGCAGCGGCTTCCGACGGGGTGGCGAAGCCGAACAGGATTGCACCTAACACCGCGACGATCAGGAATGCGAGCGGGAAGAAGGATGTCAGGAGCATCCAGACGACCTGGAAGGCCGTCACGTCGTCTCCAAGCTTTTCCGGCTTTGGCGCGAGTTGCGGCTGCAGCATGGCGCGTACGACGACATAGACTAGGTACATGCCTGCCAACAGAAAGCCCGGCAGCAATGCACCTGCATAAAGGCGCACGATGGAAACGCCGGAGGTCGCGGCATAGACGATCAGCATGATCGAGGGCGGAATGAGAATGCCGAGCGTGCCGCCGGCGCATATGACGCCCGCTGCAAGCGAGGTGTCGTAACGCGCTTTCAGCATTGCAGGGAAGGCGAGCAGCCCCATGAGCGTGACGACCGCGCCCACGATACCCGTCGCCGTCGCAAAGAGCGCGCAGGTGATAAGCGCCGCCACGGCCATGGAGCCTGGCAATCTGCGGGTGGTGACACTCAGTGTCTGGAACAGGCGGTCGACGATATTCGCCCGCTCCACCACATAGCCCATGAACAGGAACAGCGGCACGGCGGTCAGGACATCGTTGGCCATGACCGAATAGGTCTGGTTGACGAAAAGATCGAAGACCCGGTTGTTGAAGAAGCCGCCGATATAGTTCTGGATCAGCGTAAAAGTGTCGGCGTCCTGCTGGAGCGCACGCGTGTAGGGCATCCACATGCGGTCGGCATCGAAATAGGCGTAGTAGCCGAAGATGATCCCCATCGCCATCAGAGTAAAGGCAATCGGGAAACCGAGAAGAATGATAAAGATGAAGATGCCGAGCATCGCCACGGCGACTTGGGGATCAGTCATCGACGCGGCTCCTTGGGCTCAACAATGTCGACAGCTTCGCTACCGTGTCGCAGCGCTTCCGCACCTTCCTTCTGAAGGATTTCCTCAAGCTCCTGCACGTCCTGTGCATGAGGCGGCCATTCGCCAGTGCGGATGGTGATGATGCAGCGGAAGACCTGCGCGATGCCCTGTATGACGAGCAGGATACCGGCCGCGATGATGATCGTCTTGAACTGGTAGATCGGCACATTGGCCGGGCTCATATTCGAGACTTCCAGATAGCGCCATGAGCGGCTGGCATATTTCCAGCCTGCGAATATCAACGCCAGGACACCGGGAAAGAAGAACAGGAAGTAGAGTACCAGCTCCACCTTGGCCTGCGTGCGTTCCGACCAGAGCCGGTAGAGAAAGTCACCGCGCACATGTCCGTCACGCGACAATGTATAGGCGCCGGCCATCATGAACAGCGTTCCATACAGGATGTAGGTGAGATCAAAGGCCCAGACCGTTGGCGCGCGGAACGCGTAGCGGACAACGACCTCGTAGCTGACGGCCAGTGTCATCAGGACCACGCACCAGGCAAAGGCCTTGCCGAACCATGCGGAGACGGTGTCGGCGAAATGAATATAGCGCTGCATCGTGAAAATCTGCTCCCGATCGGCTGTGTTCCCAATCAGCCGCTTGTGGCAAGCGGGCCGTCAGCCTTTCTGGTGACGGCCCGTTCCCGCTGGCGCTGCAGCCCCCCACTGCAGCGCTGCCCTCCCGTGTTCTAGAAGTCGATCTTGCCCGGGAAGTAGTGGTTGTAAGCCAGCTTGTAGTCCGGCGCATTCATGAGCGTGTAGTAGACCACGCGCTCGCACCAAGCCTTCTGGCTGTCCACGACCTTGGCGAAGAATTCATCCTGCATGAGGTCGGGCAGGATCTTGTCCCAGGCATCAAGCTGAACCTTGAGCACATCCTCCGGCGTGCGCTGGACATTGACACCCGACTCTTCCTGCAGCGTCTTCAGATCGGCGGAATACTGGTCCATCGCGAGTGCGGTATTGGCCAGATGCGTGGCTTCAACGGCATATTTGAGGATGGCCTGGAGGTCGGGTTCAAGGCTCTCATAACGGTCGCGGTTGAAGATGAACTCGAAGCTCTCGCTCGCCTGGTGGTAGGAGGACAACATGTAGTTCTTCGCCACATCCTGTGCGCCGAAGCGTTTGTCCGAGGTCGGGTTGTTGAACTCGAAGGCATCGATGACGCCGCGCTCCATCGCGGGCACGATCTCGCCGCCGGGAAGCTGGGCGACACTTGCGCCCATGGACTGGAAAAGATCGGCCGCCAGACCAACCGTGCGGTATTTCAGGCCCTGAAGCTGATCGGCACTTTCAATCGGTTCCTTGAACCAGCCAAAGGGCTGGGCCGGCATGCCGAAGGCGAAGAAGCCGACAACGTTGAGACCCAGAATGTCCTGGGTAAGTTCGCGATAAAGGTCATAGCCGCCGCCATGATACATCCAGGCAATCATCTGCGTAGCGTCAGCACCGAAGACAGGGCCGGTGCCGAACAGCGATGCGGCCTTGTGCTTGCCGTACCAATAGACCGGAACATCATGAGCGGCATCGAGAATGCCGTCATGGCAGGCATCCTGCACCTGGAAGGCACCCACGACCGCGCCTGCAGGCAGAAGATCGATCTTCAGGCGTCCGCCGGACATGGCGTCAACGCGTTCGACATATTGCTTGGCCATGTCCTGGAAGACATCGGACGCCGGCCAAGCCGACTGCATCTTCAAGGTGATGGGGGCCTGAGCCAATACGGCGGGTGCCGCCAATGATCCAGCTGCCGCTGCACCAGCCGCCGTGGTGGCCGTGCCGAGGAACTTACGGCGTGAATAGGATTTCTCTGTCATGCACTTCTCCTCCCGTTGCCGCTCGTCATTCTTGTTGCTTTTCGAGCATGCGGACATTTTCCGCTGAAACAATCATGCAAGAAAAGATTGCAGGAGAGGAAGTGGAAGAGTGTTTTCTAATACTAAAGTATTAGGGATAGGCGCTTTTCGGGTGGTATTCCCGCGGCTGAGATGATGCGTTACAAGCTTGGCATCAACACCCGTGGGACAAACTCCATGAACTTTATTCCCGATAGCGCGACCATCATCCAGTTCGCCATCGCCACCTTCATCTTGTCGATTACGCCAGGACCCGACATGACGCTGTTTGTCGGGCGTGCGCTTTCGCAGGGACGCGCTGCCGGATTTGCCTGCATGTTTGGCGCAATGTCCGGGATTGTCATCCACACGGCACTGGTGGCGCTGGGGCTTTCCGCCCTGATTGTCGCGTCGCCAGAGGCATTCTTCGCGCTGAAGATCTTTGGTGCGGGTTATCTGCTTTGGCTGGCCTTTCAGGCCATCCGCCACGGCTCCGCCTTCAAGCCCGAAGCCGAAGGGAAAGCGGAACGCTCACTCTTCAAGAACTGGGCGACTGGGCTTGGCATCAACCTGCTCAACCCGAAGATCATCCTGTTTTTCATGACCTTCCTGCCGCAGTTCGTCTCGGCCAGTGATCCGCATGCTCCGGGCAAGCTCTTCTTCCTTGGCCTGATGTTCATACCGCTGGCGCTGCCGGTGACAGCACCCATGGTGCTGGCAGCCGATGGCTTTTCCAGGCTGTTACGCAAAAGCCCGCGGATCGCGCGCATCATCGACTGGCTGTTCGCCGGTGTCTTCTCGGCTTTTGCGCTGAAGATACTGACCGCACAGGCGCGATAAGGATCGGGCAAAGCGGCGGACAAGCCGCCCCGGCATTATCCTTCGCCGGCGACGGCCGCTTCTTCCAGCTTCATGCGCTCGGCCTTCTTCATCCGCTCCGAGGCGGATTTAAGCTGGCCGCAGGCGGCGAGAATATCGCGGCCGCGCGGGGTGCGGATCGGGGAGGCGTAGCCGGCGCGGTTCACATAGTCCGCGAATTTCTCGATCTGCTCCCAGTCCGAGCACTCATAATCCGTGCCGGGCCACGGGTTGAAGGGGATCAGGTTAATCTTCGCCGGAATGCCCTTGAGCATCCGCACAAGAGCGCGCGCATCTTCCATGCTGTCATTGACGCCCTTGAGCATCACATATTCGAAGGTGATGCGGCGGGCATTGGAGAGGCCGGGATAGTCGCGGCAGGCCTGCATCAGCTTTTCCAGCGGATACTTCTTGTTGATCGGCACCAGCAGATTGCGCAGATCATCGCGCACGGCATGCAGGGAGATCGCCAGCATGACGCCGATTTCTTCGCCGGTGCGATAGATTTCCGGCACCACGCCGGAGGTGGAAAGCGTGATGCGGCGCTTGGAGAGTGACAGGCCTTCACCATCGGA harbors:
- a CDS encoding NAD(P)/FAD-dependent oxidoreductase produces the protein MSSDEVVVVGAGVIGLSIALAAQARGMKVRVIEREAPAAGASAGNAGAFAFPDILPLASPRIIRQAPKWLLDPLGPLSVPPRYAHRIAPWMLRFWRASWPDRLRASTVAQAAMMQHAQETLEPFLKRNSLIDMLRREGQLQVYEGEREFKASLEGWKAREEAGIPFKHLKGDEIAEYQPGLAPRFTHATFTPGWATIDDPKDYVLALAERFRADGGEIEIATAEALVPGGVKTSAGLRKGRVVLAAGAFSHHLARTAGAKIPLETERGYNTTLPDDAFDLRMHITFGGHGFVISRLRSGLRVGGAVELGGLDLPPNYARADAMLNKAKAFLPGLKTTGGKQWMGFRPSLPDSLPAIGPLPGHPEILCAFGHGHLGLTQSTATAEIVADLLDGGKPKIDLQAFSPARFSRF
- a CDS encoding TRAP transporter substrate-binding protein — protein: MTEKSYSRRKFLGTATTAAGAAAAGSLAAPAVLAQAPITLKMQSAWPASDVFQDMAKQYVERVDAMSGGRLKIDLLPAGAVVGAFQVQDACHDGILDAAHDVPVYWYGKHKAASLFGTGPVFGADATQMIAWMYHGGGYDLYRELTQDILGLNVVGFFAFGMPAQPFGWFKEPIESADQLQGLKYRTVGLAADLFQSMGASVAQLPGGEIVPAMERGVIDAFEFNNPTSDKRFGAQDVAKNYMLSSYHQASESFEFIFNRDRYESLEPDLQAILKYAVEATHLANTALAMDQYSADLKTLQEESGVNVQRTPEDVLKVQLDAWDKILPDLMQDEFFAKVVDSQKAWCERVVYYTLMNAPDYKLAYNHYFPGKIDF
- a CDS encoding TRAP transporter small permease subunit; translation: MQRYIHFADTVSAWFGKAFAWCVVLMTLAVSYEVVVRYAFRAPTVWAFDLTYILYGTLFMMAGAYTLSRDGHVRGDFLYRLWSERTQAKVELVLYFLFFFPGVLALIFAGWKYASRSWRYLEVSNMSPANVPIYQFKTIIIAAGILLVIQGIAQVFRCIITIRTGEWPPHAQDVQELEEILQKEGAEALRHGSEAVDIVEPKEPRR
- a CDS encoding Zn-dependent hydrolase, giving the protein MGVNAQARVDLDRFWDTIQTSARIGVGRPGGLARLTLTDEDRQMRDQFVNWCKQAKLEVEVDELGSIFACRPGREPDLPPVLVGSHLDTQINGGRYDGIAGVLAGLELCRTLDELDQQTKRSIVVVNWTNEEGARFSPPMAASGGFVGRYERDWIYGLADDEGKTFGDELERIGYRGTRKATGHAVDAYFELHIEQGPLLHAENKQVGIVCGGYPSHGMRVGFAGQTAHTGPTPMDLRHNALVAAARWATAVDDIGWDFAVHDGKATAARLVAWPNKAGILSETSEAVCDVRHPDAITARVMAEKMRRAAFEAGARAGCEVTIHDEWQWGGDIFDDTLVDSLRKQAQRLDYDWRDIQSQAGHDAYFLAMKYPTAMVFTPCKNGITHNNHEHCEPHDFEPGLNILLHAVVERADR
- a CDS encoding 4-hydroxyproline epimerase gives rise to the protein MSTYTFPCIDGHTCGNPVRLVTGGAPLLKGANMLEKRAHFLADYDWIRTGLMFEPRGHDQMSGAILYPPTREDCDIAVLFIETSGCLPMCGHGTIGTVTIALEKGLVRPQVPGQLRLETPAGRVDVSYRQEGRFVEEVRLTNVPGFLHSEGLTAELEGVGEIVVDVAYGGNFYAIVEPQKNFRDMEDFTASELIGLSPKLRRALNEKYEFVHPEHPAINGLSHILWTGKPRDPEAHARNAVFYGDKAIDRSPCGTGTSARMAQLAAKGKLKEGDDFVHESIIGSLFKGRVEKMTEVAGRSAIIPSIAGWARVTGINTIFIDERDPFAHGFVVT
- a CDS encoding LysE family translocator, with the protein product MNFIPDSATIIQFAIATFILSITPGPDMTLFVGRALSQGRAAGFACMFGAMSGIVIHTALVALGLSALIVASPEAFFALKIFGAGYLLWLAFQAIRHGSAFKPEAEGKAERSLFKNWATGLGINLLNPKIILFFMTFLPQFVSASDPHAPGKLFFLGLMFIPLALPVTAPMVLAADGFSRLLRKSPRIARIIDWLFAGVFSAFALKILTAQAR
- a CDS encoding TRAP transporter large permease yields the protein MTDPQVAVAMLGIFIFIILLGFPIAFTLMAMGIIFGYYAYFDADRMWMPYTRALQQDADTFTLIQNYIGGFFNNRVFDLFVNQTYSVMANDVLTAVPLFLFMGYVVERANIVDRLFQTLSVTTRRLPGSMAVAALITCALFATATGIVGAVVTLMGLLAFPAMLKARYDTSLAAGVICAGGTLGILIPPSIMLIVYAATSGVSIVRLYAGALLPGFLLAGMYLVYVVVRAMLQPQLAPKPEKLGDDVTAFQVVWMLLTSFFPLAFLIVAVLGAILFGFATPSEAAAIGALGGLLLAMAYRALTWKRLQESVYLTVKTTAMVCWLFVGSWVFASVFSYLGGEHLVSEFVQGLDLTPLQFLLLAQLIIFLLGWPLEWSEIIIIFVPIFLPLLPMFDIDPLFFGILIALNLQTSFLTPPMAMSAYYLKGIAPPHVRLTQIFAGSLPYVGMVFLAMIILYNVPAIIYYLPQLVYGR
- a CDS encoding trans-3-hydroxy-L-proline dehydratase, with the translated sequence MRSSKTVHVISAHAEGEVGDVIVGGVTPPPGETLWEQSRFIARDETLRNFVLNEPRGGVFRHVNLLVPPKDPRADAAFIIMEPEDTPPMSGSNSICVSTVLLDGGILPMSEPVTELTLEAPGGLVKVRAECRNGKAERIFVQNLPSFAARLDADLEVEGIGTLKVDTAYGGDSFVFVDAQALGFTHSPDEAHDMARLGVKITAAANEALGFDHPDNPDWKHISFCLFAGPVMREGNELRANAAVAIRPGKIDRSPTGTALSARMAVLHARGQMTKDDRLTAVSLIGSTFTGRIVSETEVGGKLAIVPELSGRGWITGIHQHMLDPDDPWPEGYRLSDTWGAR
- a CDS encoding aconitase X, whose protein sequence is MTEYEGGKLIAPAEVQAAILALSEGLSFWGGVDPNSGHIRDAYHPACGESLAGRIVMMPTSRGSCTGSGVLLELALNGHAPAALVFRESEDILTLGALIAGRMFDRHLAVLRLPAESYDALAACSEAAIHEDRVEAEGLSIPLERVDASALELTAADRAMLDGQEGEAVQLAMEMICTMAASQGAKALVDVTRGHIDGCIYASHANLRFAEAMLDLGAGVRIPTTMNAISVDFGNWQAQGVDPEFGQPASRLAQAYVDMGARASFTCAPYLLDDAPTMGEAIAWAESNAVIYANSVLGARTVKHPDFMDLFIAMTGRAPMSGVYADDARRARLIINVELPSRHDDAFWPMMGWVAGRLAPDCIPLIRGLEAAAPDEDDLKALCAAFGTTSAGPMLHVAGVTPEADNAALPDAREVSVGPADLLEAWTAFNQGGEQVELVAFGSPHFSIAECGKLAELLEGRQCKTGTTAIVTLGRDALATVQADGTLARLRQAGVKVVADICWCSISEPVFPPEARNLMTNSGKYAHYAPGLSGRTVRFGSLAECAEAAVTGSAPKAPPVWLA